The genomic region ATGTTGTTTCAGCATTGCTGCTTGTGTTCCTTCGGTTAGTCTCTTTATTTCCTGAGCACCAACTGCTCGATAAAAATCGTTAGCGCTCTGCTGGCGCTGCAAACAGCTCTGTTATGCGCACAAGATGTCTGATGGAGTAACCTACTGAGTTTCAGTTAGAGTACGATGGCCCTTAGTATTTTTCGTTTAATCTACACACACCTTAAGTTATAAACATACATCGAGTCAGTGTGTGTAATGTTGATACACAATTTAGACTGACCACCTCTCTCTCTTCCTCTTGGCAGCTTATGAATCTACATCTCATAAGCTGGCTTTCATTCAGCAAAGGTCTCCAGTTACTACAGTACGTTGATCTCAGCCTTTAGTTGTATGGTGGTATTGGACCCTGTTTACTTCAATCTAATTGATACATATTTTCTTTTGTAATTACCTTTTGGTTGGGACAAGGAAAATGGATAAAGCTTTAGCGCCAGTGTGCCACTGTATCTGATAACTATATTCCATCTTTCTTTGTTAAATTACACGAATACATTAATTTGCTTTGTGTTGTTAACTTCAGACTATGTGACTTACAAACTTATATCAGACTGAAGCAGGTGAAAATATCAGATATATACCTTCTTGCCATGTTCTTCTCTTTCAGCACTTTCTTTCTTTTTCAAGTCCTTGTCAGAGCCCTACAATCGTTCAAAACCGGCTGTGACCAACAGGGGTAAAAAGAGAGGAAAGAGCAGTATGCACACACGTAGCGTACCAGCTTGATAAACACTTCATCGCCATCCTTTTTAACTGACAGTTGTTGCATGGCCTGTAGCTCCTTGTCAATTTCAACTTTTCTCTCCTCAGCCTTAAGGGAGAGTAAAGCTTTTTGTTTTTGCTCCAGTACCTTTTCATATTCCTCCAGAGTCATCTCCTGCGTCATGGTCGGAGCAAACATCATTCCACATACTACTTTATTTTGATGCAAAAAAACATCCCAACTTAATTCCAGCAAGTATGCAGGTTCTGGATTGATCAAAGCATCATTTTTTCTCTAGATATATCAACTGTGCAACAAAAACAGTTCATTCAATATTAAGTGGCATCACATCACATCTGATGCATCAAATCATGAACTGGTATGAGTGAAAATGAATATCAACAATCCATTTCTTTTGTGTGTGCTACAGTTGGTCATATCCAGAAACATTGAAAACAGCGAATCAATGGCTCACCATAGTCAAAGTTAGGTGCTAGTACAATATCTGAGATACAACATGAATCTCGCATAACTGGAAAACTGACGTAAAAGCATACACTCTAATATATGGCCATTGCATTTGGCAGAGAAGAGCAAAAAGTAATGGATCGAAAAGCAGAAGAGACTCTAAATACAAAAATAATGCAATCACCAAGAAGCGCCCCCATGTTGGCATTGTGGCACAGCAGCACTGATTTTAAAGCAAAAGGTTCTAGAATAAATAACTATACTACCGAGCAAGGATTGACATGAATGAAACTAAAAGAATCACAAAATATTTCCACCAGTCTACTACACATTTTTCCATATATATAAACAAATGTTAAGAACATTGTAAGTGTCACAGTACCCAAAATCACAAGACGTGCTAGGCAAGTTAAAGGGTGCTACCATCACCCTTACATAATGTGCTAGGCATACTACAACCATACACATTGCAACGCGGAATATGGTAGCAAGAGCATCTTAGTACAAACCAGAAATATACCTTATCCTCAGGTTCCTTTTCTTGTTCTTCATTCTCCGCGCCCTCCTTGTCCTTCTCAACCTTAGACTGTGGTGCATCTTCAGGTTTCTTCTCATCCTCCACCACGGCAGTAGTTTCCTCAGGATTAACAGCATCCACAGTGTCCCTATATGCCACACACACCAAAAGGTCAAAACTCTACATCTTCATCGTAGTAACTTGAGTGGTTCATCAAACCACATATTGAAGACTGAATAGCGACAATCTTAACTGTTCAAGGCCTTCATCAGTTGCAGTTCCCCAATTTCCACGCCCAACCCCTTCACGCTTCATCCCGTAGCCACGGCCAGTGCCGCTGTGGCGCTCATATGCCCGGCGAGGACGTCCGAACTCATTCCCAGCCTGCCCATCGTTGTACCCACCACGTCGCCCACCTCCACGGTAAGGCTGGCGGGGCCCACGGCCCCTCTCTGCCTGCCTACCCTCACCATTTTCAAAATAATACTCTAAAACTCCGAGGTTGAGACGGCATCACAGGATCTCAAAATCGGATAATTCCAACCTCGACATTGGAAGCGTATCGCTATAGGCTCACCAGGTTGCGCGGGCAGCGGAGGCTTGGTGGGCAACTTGGCCATGGTTGTCGTGGGGGATTAGGGTTTCAAGAGTTGCGGTGGCGGTGGCGTGAGACGATCGATGAGGGGGAGGAGGAGAGGGCATGGAGgcggaggtggtggtggtgggcggTGGGGATGCAGCCGTTACCGCGACAGCGGGAGAGGAGGTGCCCCATCGTCACGTTCGGCAGCGCGGCGATGGGGGGAGAGAGGTGGATTGAGGCGGCGTCGGTTGCAGCTGCGAAGGATGCGGGGAGGGGCGGGTGGGCGGGCAGGTGATGCTCGACGAACGGACGGTGCAGCGGGGGCAGGGGTGGTGCTCGACGAACGGACGGTGTAGATTAGTGGAAGGCAGAACCAAGaggggcagcctaccccttacattcttaatagtagtagagatatatgaAATAAAACAGTTGTGATTGCCTGCTTTTGTTGATTCTTTCCCTTAGCCCTAAAATAGGCCTATATTGTCACTAAGTACTTGATTCCTCCGAGGGCCTCAGGTGCTTACATTACATCGCTAAGTGCTACGGAACATGATGGGTCATGGCCCATGGGGCTTATACGGCTTAGTGACTCGAGACACAATAGGCTCTAGGGGCATATACGACTAAGTCTTTTCCCTACAGTAGGACTTGGTTCAGCAGTAAATATCAGCAACACCAATATGACACTCAATTATAGGTAAAAACAAGTCTTTTCCCTACAATAGTTTTGGGCTTTTGTGGGATGACCTTTTCTTTTGCTTGATATTTTAGCTCCCTTTGACGTATAATCGCCTGATTTCTTCTAAATTGCGCAAGCGATCAGATGTCTGGGTATATGAATCTCCAGTAACAGGGTAGGTAGGTTTGAAAAGGTTTCACAcgaattaaattatatttttgtttAGTTACCATAACAAGTGCATTTTGTCTCTTAGAAGACATCCGATAACAAGTGCATCCTAAAGACATGGGTTCGCTAAAATGAATGTTTGTTGGACTTCTAGCCTTTACTCGTGAAAGCCTGAATACTCACTGAACTTTCATAGCATCAAAGGTCCAGGACTGATAaagatgtatgttgcagaaacataAAAGAATGTTTAGGATATTTTGAAAAGGTATGGAATTTACACAGCCGAGTAATTGTCCGAAACATCAATAATTTTTCCCCAGTTTTTCCACTTTCAACCTTAGGCTACATCTGCAGGCCCATGTGCCATTTTATTTGATGAGGTTGGTTCCCTCGCTCCTGCACGAGGATCCTTAGCTGATTCTAGCGGTGTTATGGTTATTTCTCAGGTACCATAAATTTTGTCCCTTCGGGCATGTTCGTTTGCAAGGGATAAATTTCCCAAGTGGACCTAATCCAGAGAGGGATTGAGTGAATCCCTCCCTTTCACTCAATCACCTTGGGGGTTTAATCCCTTTATATGGTTTAATCCCTGCCTTAAAAATCTATTCGGTTAATCCCTGTAACTATGTTCGACCCTACGCTGTCATGCCAGACAATTGAATAGCAGCGTCAGCCGTTAGACCTCCCTCCACCAGGCAACCAAAATTGCTCAGTTCAGCTACCGGATAGCTTGATTGTGTTTCATTGTTGTTGCCTGCTATTGCCTAACATGTTTGAAGAGTTTAGCTACCATGTTTCACGCCTCCAAGATCTTGTGTTTTAGCTGGTGATCATGAACTATTCAGTCGGTGATCTTGTTTTTCACGCCTACCATGTTTAGCCGGTGATCATGTGTTTCAGCTGCCAATCTTCAGTAACATGTTTGAACAGTTCAGTTGTTGAATAGTTTGAAGAACACTGCACACCAACAAACCGTCAGTTGTTGCCTACTGCAGAAGGTGACATTAAGATTTGCATGTATCCTCCAGTTAGTGGATCACAATCACATCATCTCAGGATTAGGTTTCAGAATGCAGAGAAACTGGGTTCATATATGATTCCTGTTTATATATACTTAACATCTTGAATTATATACCATTATCTACTGCCTTTTCGAGAGGACCAGGAATTATATATGCCATTTTGAAACAGGATTAGGTTTCAGAATTCAGAGAAACACATGATCATCGGCTGGTGAGTACTACTGCAGATTAGCTTGCACAGATCACCATTATATACTCCCTCTAACACAAAAGTTTGTAATTTCTCATTCTTTAATGAGTCAGCAATTTTAGGTTTGATCAAATATAAACAAAAAGGTTAGTACTAACATTTGTAATAACATAAGCTAATTCAGTATGATGTTAGACTGGcactgaaaatgacattttataaTCACTATTACGCCGATGGAACTAGCTTCTTCAGCTTTTGACATAGGTAAGTACCGTGCCGGTCGAATTGAGGAGGTGCCGAGCAGCCACACCTAGTTAGAAACAACAACCAACAGGAACACTATATTAATTAATTTCCAACGAACCAAGTAAGATATCTAAAAATCTCATCTCCTCCCAAGTGAAGTGTGCTCATTTATTTAAGATATTTAACAAAAGCCCTCCCCTCACACTCTCTACCAGATGAGAATACTATTGTTTGGCTTCACCTCACTCCACTGCAGTGCTGGGTTGGGCGGCTTTTTACAACAAGCAATTTACATCAAGCAAAATCATGAGCAATTTCACATAGCAACAGCTAATGCCAAGCCTCACTCTATAAGTTGGCATAGCAACAACATGAGAAACAACTGTGTTTACAACAAGCAACACATAACAGAACATCAACACGCTGATGTCAGAAACTCAACATCGACGCTGCCTGgcagtgtaaaattacattttttGTTAGAAAATACATCTAGACAAGTACAAGTAAAGATATGTACTCTTAACTGAAACACTAAACCCATTTTTCTGCAAAGGTGCACCATTGTGTTACTAGACAAAACACCTACATGATGGAGTGGTGGTGTCACTGCATTCTGTTTCTTTATTCTTTCTAGTGGCTTCTTGTTGTCATAACGTTCCAAATAAGAGAATAAATAAATCAGCTGGTATCACAGAAAGATTCTAGGAGAAATTGAACGCAAAGCTTCTTTTTTTCTTAACACGAAAAGGTGCAGCTAAATGAGGGCTGCCTAAACAAATAAATCAGCAAAGACAAACATTTGAGGGTTGAGAGGCTTCCATGAGGACAAGTGGATAAGAATCTAAGCAATTTAAGCGAACATTAAATCAAGCATGCCAAATGGGATTGAGAGTTTCACCAAAAACTAAATTCTAAAGTACCATATCCCCTCTTTTCCATTTAGATTCAGAAAATCCACACTCCCTGATTATACTCCTTTTCATCTAGATGTTTTTTCACAATAAGGAATTTTAATGTGCTCACCAAAAATCAGACACTACTACAACTTTTCCAGAATATCACATATGATTATTAAACATCCTATTCTGCAGAGCGCAAAGGCTTCCACACCAACAACACAACATTTTTTGTCTCCAAGTCAATGAAAAATCTCTGTATTTTCCAATTTATCTCCACAAATCAATACTTCGTAACTTGCCACAAACAGCTACATAGATATTTCATTTTAAGAAAAAAACTGGACAACATTTTATGTCACTTGAAGAACTTTGTCTTCTCATTTACATCAGTTCTCCTATTGTTTGCCTGCTAAGATCTATCCAGCACAGTAATCTAGCGTCTATTTCTTAACAAGAAATTCTTTTATAAATTTGCAGTAGCTTACCTGCCTTCTTTGCATCTCGTTCACTTGTGTGGTCACCACTGTAGCTACTCAAGGCGATACCGGAGACAAAAATACACCCACAAAATCCCAGCACAACAGCAACAAGGAGGCACCAGCTGGACAAGAAGCTAGACGATAAATAGATCAACGAATGTCATGAAGATGCGCTGCGTGACCTTGACGATAGATGGCGCAAAGTGGGTCAAAACTAATTCCCATTCAGACTGTAAGTACTATAGATCGGTAGCCAAACTGCATGCCAAATGTCCTAAATACTTCGGATCACTCACGGTGTCCTCCATCATCCCGAATCTCCCAAATACTCTGGATCGAAGAAGAGACGCAAGAACCAAATCAAGAACCCTAAATGCCCTAGATGCGATAGAAGAGACATGGACGAAGAAGAATACTAGTGAGAATGTCGTCAGAGGAGGAGATCGACGCCGCCAATCTCACGTCCTTGAGACCTTAACACCGTCGTCGCCACCACCACCGCTTCCTACCCTTCTCACGCGTTGCCCTATGGCTCCTCCATGTGCGCTCGACGGGAATATTTCCACCGTAGAGGTCGGGCGTCATTCCCTAGCCGACGTGACGAGGAAAGGCCGGTTTCATCCGGTATGCAGCCCACACGCGAATTAACCGAACACCTATTTTCTTGTGACCGGGATTCTTTCCAGATGGAAGTGATCCACGAGGGTTTGGACTAGATCCCGGTCGAGAACAAGCTAACCGAATAGGGCCTTAGGCGGTGTACATGATAAGTAGACTCATATTGTTGCTCTACTTTTTTGTCATATAAGAGTTAAGCGAGAATTGATAAGACCCTGAACATCCTTGTCGGTGTGCTGGAGTCCAAGGAGATTTTTTCCAATGCGTTCTTGGCACAAAAGTCCAAGTGAAATTACTTTGCTAAGAATAGCAGAATCATTGAATATGTTTACTTGCAAATAGTCATTTGCTAAGAACAGTTACCAGGGCCAGAAGCACGCCACACAAGTAGGGGCGCGCGGTAGGTACTAGTACCATTAAGTGCTTTGAGATGTAATTGCCCATGGATGTGAGTGGATCTAGGGGCTTATAATGCTAATGCCTTGCGATGCGAGGGGTCTCAAGGGCTTACGTAGCTAAGTGCCCTATGACACGAGTGGCCCTAAGGGCTTATATTGCTAATGCGCCAGGACATGAGGGGCCTTGAGAGCTTACACGACTAAGTGCCTCGGGACGCGAGAGGCCCTATGAGCTTATATTGCTAAGTGTCCCAAGGCATGAGGGGCCTAAGGGCTTATATCAATAAGTGCCCCAAGGTGTGAGGGCCATCGATTGCTTATACCGTTAGGTACCCTAGGGTGTGAGGGGCTCTAGGGGCTTATACTATTAAGTGTTATAGGGTGCTAGTGGCCTTACGGGCTTATATTGTTAAGTGCCCTAGGTGCGAGGGGGTAGTGGCTTGCTCCTATACCCCACATTATGTGGTCCAGTAGGCTTAGCTAGGAGCACCTTTGTATAAACTGAAGTTAGTATTGGGGATCTTCACTGGTTAAGGCCATGAGAGGCACCCTAGTTGTGGGGCCTCAAGAGTACTGACTGCCATACTATAGGCCTAAAAGTCAATCTCTAATACAAGGATCCTTAAGTGTGTCATGGCAACAACCGAGGGTATGCTCCTCTCCAGGTGCTAATAGGGGGCCCTAGGTTCGTCTCAAAGGCCCACTCTTCTCGACGCCTCATAAATCAACATATGGGAACCTTGGATCCACTCTTCTCACGTCCTAGTTTGACCCTTTCATTGTGCTATTGAGCCAGCTACCACATATCACTTTGACCCTCATCCTTTTTTGTCCTTGCCCTAGTCCCTTAAGCACCATAGGGGGTCAATTTCTATGTTTTTGGCCCCCGGGCGCTAGGGCCAGTGAACCATGAGGGTGACCTAAATCTAGGGTTCCTAGTTGTAGGAAACTATGCACTAGCCTTAGGGCCCTTGGTAGTCCTTTACCTTGTGTATTGTGCTACTAGGGGCACTTAAGGTAATTGGGCGCGTAAACCTAGGGTCCTTAGCAATACAAGAGCCTCGAAAGGTTGTTTCTTATTCTAAACCTTAGAATAGAGTGCTAGGACCATGGTGGAATTGTTAGGCCCCAGAGAGTAAGAATGCCCTAGAGAGGTGTCACCGCACACCCAAACAACAAATTTCATGACGCATCTGAGGCCCTCAGCATCACAAGGGCCATGAAGGAATGTCCCTTTGACcctaggtgtcacacccgggttctaGGGGCAACCAAAACCTGGGTGTGAGAATAATAACCaaatgtgctaggatcaagtcacacacatatgatgacacatggtacagaaacaaatgccacattattaatatataacggagttctgtacaaaatagttaaataattacatcatacgaagacaacgatccagcaaccacagttgactgggagacgatggcctagaccactcGCGAACTCATCACATCATTCTTCATGCACCTTATCATGTGGTACatgtccttgacctgggggatgtgagtacagaaaGGGTGagctctgagagcacctagaggggggtgaataggtgatcctgtaaaacttgaaacttaatccacaaaacttgattaggagttagcacaataaaaccaagtggctagataggagttcttgcaagacacgataaccacaagaagatcaatcacagatagacacagtggtttatcccgtggttcggctaagttcaacacttgcctactccacgttgtggcgtcccaacggacgagggttgcaatcaacccctctcaagcggtccaaagacccacttgaataccacggtgttttgctttgtttactatatcccgtttgcgaggaatctccacaacttggagtctctcgcccttacactttgatgttcacaaagaagcacgaagtaagggagggatgagcaatgcacacaagacacaaaatcagagcgacaatacgcacacaagtcacaacacgagctctcaacacaactcaaagagttctctactcaaatggagctctagttgctatcacaaagaatcgaatgcacggaattgaagtcttggtgcttagaaatgcttagagaatgcttggtattctcctccatgcgcctaggggtcccttttatagccccaaggcagctaggagccgttaagagcattccaggaaggcaattcttgccttctgtcgcctggcgcaccggacagtccggtgcaccaccggacgctgtctggtgcggatttctttccttctttggtgaagccgaccgttggcggttcagagccgttggcgcaccggacactgtctggtgcacaccggacagtccggtgcccccttctgaccgttggttcTGCCACGCgtagcgcgcggattacgcggccgaccgttggctgggccgactgttggctcaccggacagtccggtacaccaccggacagtccggtgaatttaagtcgtacgccgccgatgattttccgagagcggccagttcgccagagccagcctggcgcaccggacactgtccggtgcaccaccggacagtccggtgtacccagaccgagcagacttttggctgcttcgagccaagcttttccaattgaattttctctgattctagcacttagacaaacacgttagtacacaaaaaacaatgtactaagtctagaatcatacctttgtattgatttgcaccttatccacaatttggcatagtttatcacttaatcacttgtgttggacactaaatcaccaaaacacttagtaatggcccaagggcacatttccctttcaatctccccctttttggtgatttatgccaacacgataaaaagcaactaaaagaagtgcaacatcaatgcaaatgaaaactcaaatttgttttgtttcaaatttggcatatttggatcatcctttgccaccacttggttttgtttttgcaaatcaaactcaattccctatctctaagtcaaacacacttgttgagacataaagagagttgttcaaagacaaattgatcaaggatttcaaaaactccccctatttcccataatcaaatattctccccacaagagaccaacttttgacaataagagacaaacaagagtattttgacaaacaaaaactctaactctacttttcaaaattctcaagtggtagttgatccatttcttgctttggccttattttctccccctttggcatcaagcaccaaaacgggatcaattttggccctctaaccccattgcctcaccaaaatcttcaactaagagtaaaaaggcaataagagtacaaggatgaacttggaatcagttactctttcatcggagtgcagtggaagtcttgcatggtccaagtccactgtttccctttcaaacctcctttgagactaaattaagcaaactcaagcacacagttagcctcaaagggtcaagttgtagcacatctccccctaaatatgtgcatcacttgcaaatggacttgtgaggtccggggggtgattgtacaacttgagcaccataaataaacaacaaaatgcattaaggaacatgatcaaggcataaaacacatgtatgctagaaatcaatccaggttccgcgaatctaagacattcagcttgcaaaaggtcgactcatctagaggcttggtaaagatatcggctagctggttctcggtgctaacatgaaacacttcgatatctcccttttgctagtggtctctcaaaaagtgatgccggatgtctatgtgctttgtgcggctgtgttcaacaggattatccgccatgcggatagcactctcattatcacataggagtgggactttgctcagattgtagccaagtccctgagggtttgcctcatccaaagtagttgcgcgcaacactgtcgtgcggcaacatactcggtctcagcggtggatagggcaacggaagtttgtttcttagaactccacgacaccagggaccttcctaagaactggcatgtccctgatgtactcttcctatcgaccttacatccagcatagtcggagtctgaatatccaatcaagtcaaaggtagacccttttggatactagatcccgaagcaaggcgtagcgactaaatatctaagaattcgcttcatggccactaagtgacactcccttggatcggattgaaatctagcacacatgcatacactaagcataatatccggtctactagcacataaataaagtaaggaccctatcatagaccggtatgccttttgatcaacggacttacctcctttgttgaggtcggtgtgtccgtcggttcccattagagtctttgtgggcttggcgtccttcatcccgaaccgcttgatcaagtcttgcgtgtacttcatttgggagatgaaggtcccatccttgagttgcttcacttggaacccaaggaaatagcttaactcgcccgtcatcgacatctcaaacttttgagtcatcaccctgctaaactcttcacaagacttttggttagtagaaccaaatattatgtcgtcaacataaatttggcacacaaaaagatcaccatcacaagtcttagtaaaaagagttggatcggctttcccaaccttgaaagcattagcaattaaaaagactctaaggcattcataccatgctcttggggcttgcttaagtccatagagcgccttagagagcttacacacgtggtcggggtaccgttcatcctcaaagccatggggttgctccacgtacacctcctccttgattggcccgttgaggaaagcgctcttcacatccatttggaacaacctgaaagaatggtgagtagcatagg from Zea mays cultivar B73 chromosome 6, Zm-B73-REFERENCE-NAM-5.0, whole genome shotgun sequence harbors:
- the LOC103631509 gene encoding RGG repeats nuclear RNA binding protein A, which gives rise to MAKLPTKPPLPAQPEYYFENGEGRQAERGRGPRQPYRGGGRRGGYNDGQAGNEFGRPRRAYERHSGTGRGYGMKREGVGRGNWGTATDEGLEQDTVDAVNPEETTAVVEDEKKPEDAPQSKVEKDKEGAENEEQEKEPEDKVYFWFVLRCSCYHIPRCNVYGCSMPSTLCKGDGSTL